The stretch of DNA TGCAGCGTTCGAGGCCCTGTATGCGCGGCATCGACAGGGCCTGTACCGTTTTCTGGTGTCCTTGAGCAACAAGGCCGAACTGGCCGAGGAAGTGTTCCAGGACACCTGGCTCAGCCTGATCCGCAGCACCAGCGAGCCACAGGGCCGGGCGAGCTTTCGCACCTGGCTGTTCCAGATTGCCCGCAACCGCCTGATCGACCACTGGCGCAAGCACGGCATCCACAACCCGCTGCACGACAGCTACGATGAGCAGCTTCACGGCCAGCCCGACGACAGCGCCGGGCCTGAGCAACTGCTGAGCCTGAGCCGCGACCAGGCGCGCCTGGACAGCGCACTGCAAGACTTGTCCGAAGACCAGCGCGAAGTGTTCCTGCTGCGCCTGCATGGCGAGCTGGAAGTGCCACAAATCGCCGCGCTCACCGGCGCCCCACTGGAAACGGTCAAAAGCCGCTTGCGTTACGCCCAGCAGAAACTGCGCCGACTGCTGGCCGAGGAGGTACCCGCATGACTGACCCCCGACATACCCAGGACTCGAACGACGAGCTGCTGATCGAGCATTTCCGTCAACACACCAGCGGCGAGCCGCCGGCTTCCCTGGACGCCTTCATCCTGGCCACCGCCCACCGTGAAGCACCGGTGCGGCAACCCGGCCTGTGGCAGCGTTGGTTACAGGCCTGCCAACGGCCGCGCTGGCAGATGGCGTTTGCCACCGTCGCGGGTGTGGCCCTGATGATTGGTTTGGTCACGCGCTCGCCGGTGCCGCAGCCGGAGTTATCCACAGGCACTTACGCGGCCGCCCCGCAGGAACTGGCTCGTCCAGCCCCGGCAGCCGCGCCGATGGCTCGATTCTCCGTGGCTCCGCAGGCCGATAGCGCACCGCAGGTGCAGGCAGAAGTCGCGGGTTCGCTGGCGGATGAGCCGGTGGCGAAGATGAGCAAGCGCTCGGCTGTTGTGCTGCCGCCATTGGAGCAAGGGCTGCAGGAAATCCTGCGGTTGCGGCAGGCGGGAGAGGCGAAGGCGGCGGATGAGAAGCTGCTGGAGTTGCATAAGCGCTTTCCCAAGGAAGACTTGCCGGCGCGGTTGGAGGCGTTGCAGAAACCCTGAATCGACGCCCACAAAAAAGCCCCAGGCCTTTCGACCTGGGGCTTTTTCATCTGTATCTGGTGCACCCGGCGGGATTCGAACCCACGACCCCTGCCTTCGGAGGGCAGTACTCTATCCAGCTGAGCTACGGATGCTTGTGCGGGCGACATCATACCCATGTCGACCTTGGGCGTCCATGCCGCTTTTCGCCCGGCCACCGGTAGGAATACGCGCCGCTGACGCCCTGTGCCGGGCATCTCGGCGCAATACGGTGGAACTCGCCCGAAACACGCTGATCAGAAAAATCGAGCAAATGCGCCGTTTTCGTTCTTTTTTTCGAACAGACTATTGCCCTGCACCCCCATTGATCCTAGGATTCGTTTGAGATTTCAAACGCTCCTGCCTGGGTGCTGAACCGCACATTTGTCCTTTCGTGCGCTATTTACGTGCTTGCGCCCAGTGAATGATTTCCCTGACGGCAGCCCTCAAGGCGCCTTTCAACAACTCTAATTCGCTCCGCGCGTGCGCGGTGCTGTTAAGGAAAGCCGACATGCAGCTCAAAGACACCCAGTTGTTCCGCCAGCAAGCCTTCATTGATGGCGCTTGGGTCGATGCGGACAACGGTCAAACGATCAAGGTCAACAACCCCGCTACCGGCGAAATCCTCGGTACCGTGCCAAAAATGGGCGCCGCCGAAACCCGTCGCGCCATTGAAGCAGCTGACAAGGCCCTGCCGGCCTGGCGTGCACTCACCGCCAAGGACCGCGCCAACAAGCTGCGCCGCTGGTTCGAGCTGATCATCGAGAACCAGGATGACCTGGCTCGCCTGATGACCCTGGAACAAGGCAAGCCGCTGGCCGAAGCCAAGGGCGAAATCGTTTACGCCGCTTCGTTCATCGAGTGGTTCGCCGAAGAAGCCAAGCGAGTCTACGGTGATGTGATTCCCGGCCACCAGCCGGACAAGCGCCTGATCGTGATCAAGCAACCAATCGGCGTTACCGCTGCCATCACCCCGTGGAACTTCCCGGCCGCGATGATCACCCGTAAAGCCGGCCCGGCCCTGGCTGCCGGTTGCACCATGGTGCTCAAGCCTGCGTCGCAAACCCCGTTCTCCGCGTTCGCCCTGGCTGAACTGGCCCAGCGTGCCGGGATTCCGAAAGGTGTGTTCAGCGTGGTCTCCGGCAGCGCCGGCGATATCGGCAGCGAGCTGACCAGCAACCCGATCGTGCGTAAGTTGTCCTTCACCGGCTCCACCGAAATCGGTCGCCAGCTGATGGCCGAATGCGCCAAGGACATCAAGAAGGTTTCCCTGGAACTGGGCGGCAACGCGCCGTTCATCGTGTTCGACGACGCAGACCTGGATAAGGCCGTCGAAGGCGCGATCATTTCCAAGTACCGCAACAACGGCCAGACCTGCGTCTGCGCCAACCGTCTGTACATCCAGGATTCGGTGTACGACGCGTTCGCCGAGAAACTGAAAGTGGCAGTGGCCAAGCTGAAGATCGGCAATGGTCTGGAAGAGGGCACCACCACCGGCCCGCTGATCGACGAGAAGGCCGTGGCCAAGGTTCAGGAGCACATCGCTGATGCCCTGAGCAAAGGCGCGACCCTGTTGGCTGGCGGCAAGGTGATGGAAGGCAACTTCTTCGAGCCGACCATCCTGGTCAACGTGCCGAAAGATGCTGCCGTGGCCAAGGAAGAAACCTTCGGCCCACTGGCGCCGCTGTTCCGCTTCAAAGACGAAGCTGAAGTGATCGCGATGTCCAACGACACCGAATTCGGCCTGGCTTCCTACTTCTATGCCCGCGACCTGGGCCGTGTGTTCCGTGTGGCTGAAGCCCTGGAATACGGCATGGTCGGCGTCAACACCGGGTTGATCTCCAACGAAGTGGCGCCGTTCGGCGGCATCAAGGCTTCGGGCCTGGGCCGTGAAGGCTCCAAGTACGGGATCGAGGACTACCTGGAAATCAAATACCTCTGCCTGGGCATCTAAGCCCGGCAAGGCATTGTTGCAAACGCAAAGGGCACGAGAGCGCTGTCCCTTTGCGTGTTTCACCCGTTATTCGTAGTGGCCGGGAAAGCTGTGGCAGTCGATCATCGCATGCTGCCGTAGTTGCCTCCCCGCCACGTATTCCTTGGACCACGCCACCCGATGAGTGGCGAATGAGGACTTTATGAGCAAGACCAACGCATCCCTGATGAAACGCCGCGAAGCCGCTGTACCACGCGGTGTTGGCCAGATTCACCCGATCTTCGCCGAGTCGGCGAAGAACGCCACCGTGACCGACGTTGAAGGTCGCGAGTTCATCGACTTCGCCGGTGGTATCGCCGTGCTGAACACCGGCCACGTGCACCCGAAAATCATCGCCGCCGTGACCGAACAGCTGAACAAGCTGACTCACACCTGCTTCCAGGTACTGGCTTACGAACCGTACGTTGAGCTGTGCGAAAAAGTTAACGCCAAGGTCCCGGGTGATTTCGCCAAGAAAACCCTGCTGGTCACCACCGGTTCCGAAGCGGTAGAGAACGCCGTGAAGATCGCCCGTGCCGCCACTGGCCGTGCCGGCGTGATCGCGTTCACCGGCGCCTACCACGGTCGCACCATGATGACCCTGGGCCTCACCGGCAAAGTCGTGCCGTACTCGGCCGGCATGGGCCTGATGCCAGGCGGCGTGTTCCGCGCGCTGTTCCCGAACGAACTGCACGGTGTGAGCGATGACGACTCCATCGCCAGCATCGAACGCATCTTCAAGAACGATGCCGAGCCGCGTGATATCGCTGCCATCATCATCGAGCCGGTGCAGGGCGAAGGCGGTTTCTACGTCGCGCCTAAATCCTTCATGAAGCGCCTGCGCGAACTGTGCGACAAGCACGGCATCCTGCTGATCGCCGACGAAGTGCAAACCGGTGCCGGCCGTACCGGTACTTTCTTCGCCATGGAACAGATGGGCGTTGCCGCCGACCTGACCACCTTCGCCAAATCCATCGCAGGCGGCTTCCCGCTGGCCG from Pseudomonas sp. NC02 encodes:
- a CDS encoding RNA polymerase sigma factor — protein: MDSPSDEALLSRYRSGDGAAFEALYARHRQGLYRFLVSLSNKAELAEEVFQDTWLSLIRSTSEPQGRASFRTWLFQIARNRLIDHWRKHGIHNPLHDSYDEQLHGQPDDSAGPEQLLSLSRDQARLDSALQDLSEDQREVFLLRLHGELEVPQIAALTGAPLETVKSRLRYAQQKLRRLLAEEVPA
- the gabT gene encoding 4-aminobutyrate--2-oxoglutarate transaminase translates to MSKTNASLMKRREAAVPRGVGQIHPIFAESAKNATVTDVEGREFIDFAGGIAVLNTGHVHPKIIAAVTEQLNKLTHTCFQVLAYEPYVELCEKVNAKVPGDFAKKTLLVTTGSEAVENAVKIARAATGRAGVIAFTGAYHGRTMMTLGLTGKVVPYSAGMGLMPGGVFRALFPNELHGVSDDDSIASIERIFKNDAEPRDIAAIIIEPVQGEGGFYVAPKSFMKRLRELCDKHGILLIADEVQTGAGRTGTFFAMEQMGVAADLTTFAKSIAGGFPLAGVCGKAEYMDAIAPGGLGGTYAGSPIACAAALAVMEVFEEEHLLDRCKAVGERLVTGLKAIQAKYPVIGEVRALGAMIAVELFEDGDSHKPNAAAVASVVAKARDKGLILLSCGTYGNVLRVLVPLTSPDEQLDKGLAIIEECFSEL
- the gabD gene encoding NADP-dependent succinate-semialdehyde dehydrogenase, whose translation is MQLKDTQLFRQQAFIDGAWVDADNGQTIKVNNPATGEILGTVPKMGAAETRRAIEAADKALPAWRALTAKDRANKLRRWFELIIENQDDLARLMTLEQGKPLAEAKGEIVYAASFIEWFAEEAKRVYGDVIPGHQPDKRLIVIKQPIGVTAAITPWNFPAAMITRKAGPALAAGCTMVLKPASQTPFSAFALAELAQRAGIPKGVFSVVSGSAGDIGSELTSNPIVRKLSFTGSTEIGRQLMAECAKDIKKVSLELGGNAPFIVFDDADLDKAVEGAIISKYRNNGQTCVCANRLYIQDSVYDAFAEKLKVAVAKLKIGNGLEEGTTTGPLIDEKAVAKVQEHIADALSKGATLLAGGKVMEGNFFEPTILVNVPKDAAVAKEETFGPLAPLFRFKDEAEVIAMSNDTEFGLASYFYARDLGRVFRVAEALEYGMVGVNTGLISNEVAPFGGIKASGLGREGSKYGIEDYLEIKYLCLGI